A single region of the Streptomyces vilmorinianum genome encodes:
- a CDS encoding SigE family RNA polymerase sigma factor yields MSHGEVLDFEDYVRTRQDALLRSARRLVPDPVDAQDLLQTALVRTYGRWDGIADKSLADAYLRRVMINTRTEWWRARKLDEVPTEQLPDASVDDATEQHADRALLMDILKVLAPKQRSVVVLRHWEQMSTEETAAALGMSTGTVKSTLHRALARLRQELESRGVDHDTRALERSTVRRHERGQDRCAA; encoded by the coding sequence ATGTCGCACGGCGAGGTGCTCGACTTCGAGGATTACGTACGCACTCGGCAGGACGCGCTGCTGCGCAGCGCACGCCGTCTTGTGCCCGACCCCGTCGACGCGCAGGACCTGCTGCAGACGGCTCTGGTGCGGACGTACGGCCGCTGGGACGGCATCGCCGACAAGTCGCTCGCCGACGCGTACCTCCGCCGGGTCATGATCAACACACGCACCGAGTGGTGGCGCGCCCGCAAGCTCGACGAGGTTCCCACCGAGCAGCTGCCCGACGCGTCCGTCGACGACGCCACCGAGCAGCACGCCGACCGGGCGCTGCTCATGGACATCCTCAAGGTGCTCGCCCCGAAGCAGCGCAGTGTGGTCGTCCTGCGGCACTGGGAGCAGATGAGTACGGAGGAGACCGCGGCCGCGCTCGGTATGTCGACCGGTACGGTGAAGTCCACGCTCCACCGCGCACTGGCCCGACTGCGTCAGGAACTGGAGAGCCGAGGCGTCGACCACGACACCCGTGCTCTGGAGCGCTCGACCGTACGACGTCACGAACGGGGGCAGGACCGGTGCGCGGCCTAG
- the disA gene encoding DNA integrity scanning diadenylate cyclase DisA, which produces MAAKDGAAAPGKSGAGSGNEALMRAALSAVAPGTALRDGLERVLRGNTGGLIVLGMDKTVDSMCTGGFVLDVEFTATRLRELCKLDGGLVLDKDISKIHRAGVQLVPDASIHTEETGTRHRTADRVSKQCNFPVVSVSQSMRLIAIYVNGERRVLEESAAILSRANQALATLERYKLRLDEVAGTLSALEIEDLVTVRDVTAVAQRLEMVRRIATEIAEYVVELGTDGRLLSLQLDELIAGVEPERELVIRDYVPEPTSPRAASGRGPQRSRTVAEALTELDALTHAELLELPIVARALGYSGSPETLDSAVSPRGYRLLAKVPRLPGAIIERLVEHFGGLQKLLAASVDDLQTVDGVGEARARSVREGLSRLAESSILERYV; this is translated from the coding sequence GTGGCAGCCAAGGACGGGGCAGCAGCTCCCGGAAAGTCCGGCGCGGGCTCCGGCAACGAAGCACTGATGCGCGCGGCTCTCAGCGCGGTCGCTCCGGGCACCGCACTGCGCGACGGCCTCGAGCGCGTTCTGCGGGGCAACACCGGTGGTCTGATCGTGCTCGGCATGGACAAGACGGTGGACTCGATGTGCACCGGCGGTTTCGTGCTGGACGTGGAGTTCACCGCGACACGGCTGCGTGAGCTGTGCAAGCTCGACGGCGGGCTCGTCCTCGACAAGGACATTTCCAAGATCCACCGGGCGGGTGTCCAGCTCGTTCCGGACGCCTCCATCCACACCGAGGAGACCGGCACCCGCCACCGCACCGCGGACCGGGTCTCCAAGCAGTGCAACTTCCCCGTGGTCTCCGTCTCCCAGTCGATGCGGCTGATCGCCATCTACGTGAACGGCGAGCGCCGCGTCCTGGAGGAGTCGGCCGCGATCCTCTCCCGCGCCAACCAGGCGCTCGCGACCCTGGAGCGCTACAAGCTCCGCCTCGACGAGGTCGCCGGCACGCTCTCCGCCCTGGAGATCGAGGACCTGGTGACCGTCCGGGACGTCACGGCCGTCGCCCAGCGACTGGAGATGGTCCGCCGGATCGCCACCGAGATCGCCGAGTACGTCGTCGAGCTCGGCACCGACGGCCGGCTGCTCTCGCTCCAGCTCGACGAGCTGATCGCGGGCGTGGAGCCCGAGCGCGAGCTCGTCATCCGGGACTACGTGCCCGAGCCGACGTCCCCCAGAGCTGCCTCTGGGAGGGGCCCCCAGCGCTCCCGCACGGTCGCCGAGGCGCTCACCGAGCTCGACGCGCTCACCCACGCCGAGCTCCTCGAACTGCCCATAGTGGCCCGGGCCCTGGGCTACAGCGGCTCCCCCGAGACCCTCGACTCCGCGGTCTCGCCGCGCGGCTACCGGCTCCTCGCCAAGGTCCCGCGGCTGCCCGGCGCGATCATCGAGCGGCTCGTCGAGCACTTCGGCGGCCTGCAGAAGCTGCTCGCGGCCAGCGTCGACGACCTCCAGACCGTCGACGGGGTCGGCGAGGCCCGGGCGCGCAGCGTCCGCGAGGGCCTGTCCCGGCTCGCGGAGTCCTCGATCCTGGAGCGGTACGTGTAG
- a CDS encoding A/G-specific adenine glycosylase, giving the protein MTSTDAPTPVFDAPAPAPAELHGPVLAWFDRHARDLPWRRPEAGAWGVMVSEFMLQQTPVVRVLPVYEQWLARWPRPADLAADAPGDAVRAWGRLGYPRRALRLHAAAVAITERHGGDVPSEHGQLLALPGIGEYTAAAVASFAYGQRHAVLDTNVRRVFARAATGVQYPPNATTAAERRLARELLPQDEGTAARWAAASMELGALVCTAKNEDCGRCPIADRCVWRLSGKPAHDGPPRRGQTYAGTDRQVRGRLLAVLREAEGAVPQSALDAVWDEPVQRARALDGLVADGLVEPLEGGFYRLPLS; this is encoded by the coding sequence ATGACTTCCACCGATGCACCCACTCCCGTGTTCGACGCCCCCGCACCGGCCCCCGCCGAGCTGCACGGGCCCGTCCTCGCCTGGTTCGACCGGCACGCCCGCGACCTGCCCTGGCGCCGTCCCGAGGCGGGGGCGTGGGGCGTGATGGTCAGCGAGTTCATGCTCCAGCAGACCCCGGTCGTACGGGTCCTTCCGGTGTACGAGCAGTGGCTCGCGCGCTGGCCTCGCCCGGCGGATCTGGCGGCCGACGCGCCCGGCGACGCGGTGCGCGCCTGGGGCCGGCTGGGCTACCCGCGGCGCGCGCTGCGGCTGCACGCGGCGGCCGTGGCCATAACGGAGCGGCACGGCGGTGACGTGCCGAGCGAGCACGGACAGCTGCTCGCGCTGCCCGGGATCGGGGAGTACACGGCGGCGGCGGTGGCCTCGTTCGCGTACGGGCAGCGGCACGCGGTCCTCGACACCAATGTGCGCCGGGTGTTCGCCCGGGCGGCCACCGGCGTCCAGTACCCGCCGAACGCCACGACCGCCGCCGAGCGCCGGCTCGCGCGGGAGCTCCTGCCGCAGGACGAGGGGACGGCGGCCCGCTGGGCGGCCGCCTCCATGGAGCTGGGCGCGCTGGTGTGCACGGCGAAGAACGAGGACTGCGGGCGGTGCCCGATCGCGGACCGCTGTGTCTGGCGGCTCTCGGGGAAGCCGGCGCACGACGGGCCGCCACGGCGCGGCCAGACGTACGCGGGTACGGACCGGCAGGTGCGCGGCCGGCTGCTCGCCGTGCTCCGGGAGGCGGAGGGCGCGGTGCCGCAGTCCGCCCTGGACGCGGTCTGGGACGAACCGGTGCAGCGGGCCCGTGCGCTGGACGGCCTGGTCGCCGACGGCCTCGTGGAGCCCCTGGAGGGCGGCTTCTACCGCCTGCCCCTTTCCTGA